The segment ACGGGACGTCGTAAGACTTCTGTTGCTCGTGTTCGTGTCAAAAGTGGTTCAGGTGTCATCACCGTCAACGGTCGTCCGATGGAAGAATACTTCACCGTCATTCGGGACCGCAAAATGATCCTCGCTCCGCTCCTGGTAACAGGCGAAGAAGGTAAAGTGGACGTTTGGATTCGTGCTTCTGGTGGAGGCATTACTGGTCAGACTGGTGCTGCTGTACTGGGAATCGCCCGTGCACTGCAGGCTAAAGACGCCAGCAACCATCATGCTTTGGCTGAAGGTGGATTCCTGACTCGTGACGACCGCATGGTCGAACGTAAGAAATACGGCCTCAAGAAAGCTCGTAAATCTTTCCAGTTCTCCAAACGTTAAACGCCGTTTAAGCTCCAGTCAAAAAGTCGTCGTCGGCTTTCGCTGGTTTGCTTCGAAACAAATTTTCCTTGCCGTGGTTATGACCCGGCAAGGATTTTTTTTGGTTTTCGCTGGCCCACTTTCTTCCAGATACGGCGCCTCGTCGCAGGTGTCCGAATAGAATACAACCGAAGCTGTTTCGACGCTCGGAATTGATCTCGTCACAGTGATCTGTTGTGGTTTGAGTACGCGAAACCTTTTGAAAGTTTTATCTTTCGCCGCCAAAATCCGCTGCGATAAACCGCTGCAATAAAATGTCAAATACGATAGAACCTCTGTGGTTCCGATTTTTGTAGATGCACTCCTCTCGTATAGCGAGCGGTTGGAAATCCGTTTGTTTTCCTCTTGATGTTCAGGGCCGTTTATGAATTCGAATGAGGACAGATTGATGTATTACAACTCATTGCTGTTGCCCGATCTCCTGCAGATGATTCAGGAGAAGGATGAAAACGGATTGCATGAGTTCTGCGAAGTGTTCCATCCGGCGAATTGCGCCGAGGTCTTGGAGTCACTGAGTCCGGAAGACTTCTGGTACGTCATGAGGTGCAGCGACAAGCAGTCCCGCATGAACGCTTTTTCCTTTCTGGATTTGGCGAAGCAGTCGGAGTTCATGGCGTTTGAGCAGGATGATCAGACCGTGCAGGTCAGCATTCTGGAAGGGATGGCTCCGGACGATAGGGTCGACTTGTTGTCACGTCTCGACAACGATCGTGGAAGGCAACTGGTTTCGCGCTTAAGTGAAACAGAACGGAATACTGTACGGGAACTGCTCGCCTACGAAGAGGAGCGAGAGGACAGTGCCGGGGCGATCATGACGACCGAGTTCGCCTGGTTGCCCCAGAACCTGACTGCCGAAGAGGCGATTGCCCGGTTGCGTCGGCAGGCCCATGACCGTGAAACCATTTATTACATCTTCATCCTGGAAGAAGAACGCCGCCTGCGGGGGTTGGTTTCGTTTCGCCAGTTACTCCTGGCGGATCCCAGTGCGAAGATGGTCGACATCATGCAGCGAGATGTCGTGACAGTCCGGATCGAGGATGACCGGGAATTTGTTGCCTCCGAGATTGCTAAATACGACTTGCTGGCGATCCCGGTTGTGGACAATCAATACCGCCTCGTTGGGATCGTCACTCACGACGATATTATTGACGTTCTCCAGGAGGAGGCCACGGAAGACGCCCATCGTCAAGGGGCGGTGGCGCCGTTGGAAGACAGCTATCTCACGACATCGATTCTGACCCTGGTATACAAACGAGGTGTCTGGTTGATCCTGCTGTTAGTGGCGGCCGCATTCACGGTGAATGTTCTAAAGAGGTTCGAGTACGAAATGGTCACGCAGCTTAAGCATGGCTGGTTGCTTTGGTTTCTACCGCTCGTCATTGCCAGTGGCGGCAATACAGGTTCACAATCGGCGACGTTGGTAATTCGTTTATTGACGCTGGAAGATATGCGGCGGAATGAAACGCTAAAACTGGTGATGCGAGAATTCATGCTGGCAGTGCTCCTGGGAAGTGGCCTGGGCTTGCTGACATTTCTGATTGCGCGATTCTTCTGGATGGACGAACCCACAGTCCGTGCCGTAGGAGAGGCGTCTCTGATGATGAAGTCGAGCGTCGTCGGAATCACTGTATTCCTGGTGGTCATCATGGGGTCGGTGACGGGAGCGACTTTGCCACTGATGTTTAAGAAATTGGGTATGGACCCGGCCTTGATGTCCAACCCGCTTATTTCAGCTTTGGTCGACTTCTTCGGTCTGATCGTATACTACGCCGTCGCTTCCACGATGCTTACTTGAGGGCAGGGGCGAATACCGAGTCAGAAGAGCTCACTATAGTGCTCTGGCAGCCGACCTATGTCAGATAGTAATTCGTATTTGTTCTCGGCTAAGAGTTCTTGGGCACGGTGGTTATCAGTTGTTTTAAAACTAATACCATACACAGCAGAGTTCGCTTGGGATCGCTCCCAGTAAATAATGGGTCAGTCTCGCCCCTTAGTCTCTCCGTGTCTTGTTGGTTCAAAGTAAGACCCTGCAATTGCCAGACATAGACCGGTGGTAGACAGAGCAATAGAGCGAGATCCGCCACACCCGTCTTAGATAAGCACTAAGGGCTATCCTGTTTTTCTGCCGGTTCCGTTAAGCCGATAATTCGCATCAGTTCGAGTGCATTGCTGTGCTGCACAACGCCATCCTGAATGTGGTAGTCGAACTTTAGTTCGCCCGCTTCCAGTCGGTCTTCAAAATGAATATTGCGAGCGGAAACGGACAAGTCTGGAACGATCTTAGTGAGTGATAGATCGTGAGTCGTGACCAGGCCAACGGCGTCATGTTCCAAGAGATTACGGATAACGGCCTCGGCACCCTCGCGCCGGTCGTGGGAGTTCGTTCCCTGGAGGATTTCATCCAGCAGGAACAACACAGGCAAGCCACCCGGTTTGCGGGTTAATTCTACCACCACCTTCAGTCGTGAGATCACGGCGAAGAAGTGGGAAAACCCTTGTTGCAGCGAATCAGCAACACGCATCGTGGTGCCGATCTGGAACCGGGAAATCGTCAACGAAGTGGCACAGACCGGGGCTCCAGTGTACGCGAGCGCGGCATTCAATCCGACGGTCCGTAGGAGTGTGCTTTTTCCGGACATGTTTGATCCGCTAACCATCAGGAAGGCAGGGTCGCGACCGAAGGTCAGGTCATTGTGAACTCTCTTCTGGAAGGCAAGCAGAGGGTGCCCCATCCCGGTGACTTCGAATGTCGGTCCCTCTTCGGTGACTTCAGGGAACGGAAAGTCAGCATGTTCAAAATGAAAGCTGGCCAGGGAACAGAGTGCTTCAAACTGACCGACGGTTTCCAACCAGTCCGGGATGTGGTCTCCTACCGCCGCTTTCCATTTCTCAATCGAATGGACGACATGGACTGGAAGGCAGAATAGAAAGGCGAGAGGAGCGAAGAACTGATTGCGGACACAGTTCTGTAATCGTTGTACAAGGCGGTCGAAGTGATTCACTTCGTAGGAGGGAGGATGTCCTTCTGTTTCCAGCTTTTGTTGGAGCTGTTTCAAAAGAGGGGATTCAAACGACTGCCGTTCAATCACGAACAGGACTCGGGAAAGGATTCTTAACCCGCTGGCCGCTTGATCGGCTTGGATGCTTAGTTCATGGATCTGTTTTCGAAACAAAAGCAGGAATGGAGTTTGAACCAAAAGGGTGATGAATAACGGATGGGCGCCCCAGGCCTGGAAAAGATATCCAAGCAAAGCAACCGTCGAGCTGATTGCTACCAGGCCAGCGAATAGACGCTTCCAAAGGGCGATCGGTTGTGGAGGAATGTTGAACCACTGTACTAAATGGGTTTGATCTTCCTCGTCGAGGTTATCTGACTTTTTCGATGAAAGCAGTGCCAGTTCTTCTCGCAGGTCGAGCTTGTCGGCGAGTTCTCTGGCAGCGGATTGTCGCAAGCGGATCTCATCCGTTGTTGCTGCGGACTTTATCCAGGATGCGAGGGTCGATTCTCCCAGCCTGGTGCGTGCCTGACAAAGGAGCTGGAATAGCGAACCTTCGCCGAACAGATCGAGGTCGTTAGCGTAAGGGTGATCTGGATCGGAGAATCTCTCACCAGTAGGGCCGATTCCATACCAAGTGTCATTGATGCGACGCAGGCCGGTCTCGTAGTGAGTCACGGCCGAGTGTGCCTGGCGGATTTTCTTGAGTATTCGGCCATGCACGATCACCAGCGCAACGAACAGAAATCCCGGAAGGAGTAGCCAGAAGGCCGACCAGGAGTTTTCGCCGGACGCGAAAAACAGAAAGAGAATTGCTAACAGAAAGATTGCCCCACGTCCCATGGAGATTTTTTCTTCCTGTCTTCTCAATTGCTTGAGCTGGGAGCGATAAGAATCTCGTCGTTTCTCGTACGCAGAGCGGGCCGCTGCGCGGGCGGAATTGGTCTTTTCGAGCTGATCAGGAGCGACGGTGGCCACGGAAGGAAGAGTTTCGTTTTGCAAAGAGTTTTGATCAATGGGAGGAGGAAGACTGTTTGTGGTCAGAGTGCCGGTGTCGATGGAAAGGGGATACAGGCAGGTGGGTTGTTTTCTTCCTGAAATGACATGGGACATTCCGTCAACGGACATTTTAATGGATAGGAGGGGCTGGCAGGAAGGAATTCTCAGGAGAGAGGGGAGCGGTTTAATTCTTTTTCAGGTCATACTCCCGAATTTTACGATAGAGAGTTCTCTCGCCAATGCCAAGCATGCTGGCTGCTTCTTCTCGTTTGCCTCCGCTTAACTCGAGGGCTTTCTGGATGTAGTACTTCTCTACGTCGGCTAACGTACGTCCAACCAAAGAGTCTGCGCCAGACAGGAAGCCTTCTGATTTTTCCCCCGTAGAACTGTAGTCGACCAGTTCCGCGATATCGAGAGGCAAGTCGTCGATATCGAGCAAACCGTCCGTATCAAGAATGATCATGCGTTCGACGCTGTTTCGCAACTGGCGAATATTCCCCGGCCAGTCGTAAAGGGTCAGCGCCTGGCGAGCTGCTTTGGAAAATCCCTGGACTTCTTTACCGCTCTTTGCCGAAAGCTCTTTCTGAAAATGTTCCAGCAGCAGCGGTACATCCACCCGGCGATCCCGAAGGGGGGGGAGATTAATCATCACGACGCTCAGACGATAGTAAAGATCTTCGCGAAACTTCTTCGCGGCTACCAACTCTTTCAAATTGGCATTAGTCGCGGCCACGAGGCGAACGTTGACGTCCATCTCTTCGTTGGCACCCAGTCGCGTGATTTTACGCTCTTCCAGGACACGTAACAATTTGACCTGTGTGTCGAGTGGCATCTCACCGACTTCGTCCAGGAACAAGGTGCCGCCGTTGGCGTATTCAAATTTGCCGATTCGTCTTCCCATGGCTCCCGTGAATGCGCCTTGTTCGTGACCGAAGAGTTCGCTTTCCAGAATGCTGTCGGGAAGGGCAGTAATGTTGAGCGGGACGAAAGGTTTGTTTTTGCGTAGACTGTTCTGGTGAATCGCGCGGGCGACGAGTTCCTTGCCCGTACCGCTGTCTCCTTCGATCAAAACGGTACTGTCGGTGGGGGCGACATGCTTTAAGATCTCGATGAGTTTCTGCATCTGGGGGCTGCTGCCGATGACACCCTCAAAGCCAAACTTTTCATCGAGTGATTCGATCAACTCCTGGTTGCGGCGAATCAGTTTCAGGCGTGTAGCCGCCTTTTCAACGGAAGAGCGAAGCTCGTTAATGTCGAGCGGTTTGGTGAGGTAGGTGTAAGCACCTTGCTGGATCGCAGCGACAGCCGAACGGATATCACCATGGCCGGTGACGACGATAACTTCTGCTTCCGGAAGCTCTTCTTTGGCTTTACGGAGAATGTCGAGGCCACCGATTTCGTCCATCATCATGTCGGTGATGACGACATCGAAGTTGTCACTTTCGATCAGGCTGGAGCCTCGACTGCCTGTGGTAGCGACAACGCAATCGGAACCGACGCGTCGGAGGCTTTCCGCGACTGCCTGAGCGTGCGCTTCGTCATCGTCCACAATCAGTACCCGAATCGGGATGTTCGAACTACTGATGGATTCGCGGCTCACCCTGTTCCTCCCGATAATAGACGGTTATGAATTCGATGCAGATGAACTGGAAAATGGATTAATAGAGCCCTGTTTAACAGAGCTGATGACAAACTGGCTGACGGAACTGAAATGAAGGGTTGGTGGTGGGAACGGGTGAAAGGTGTGGGCTCAATCCCCAAGAGCGGGGAGGGTGATAATAAAGCGAGTCCCTTTGCCTGGCTCGCTTTCGCACTGGATTGTACCACCATGTGCCAGCACTACTTTGCGAACGGTGGGCAGCCCGAGGCCACTTCCTTCCGCTTTGCAGGAGAAGAAGGCTTGAAACATTTTTTCCTGCACTTCTTCGTTCATCCCGACACCTGTATCAATGAATTCCAGTACGACTTTGTCATTCCGATTGTAGGTCTGTAATTCCAGCAAACCGCCATCGGGCATCGCCTGTTCGGCATTGATTGCCAAGTTTAACAGGACTTGCCGGAAGAGGGAACGGTCAAGATTCACCAGCGGAAGGTTCGGGCTGAGATGCGGGCTGATGTCAATCTGTTGTTGTTCAGCGCGGGGTCGATAGAACTCGATGAATTTTTCGATGGCATCAGTAATGTCCGTTGGCTGCGGATTGAGTTCACCCAGTCGGACAAACTGGAGGAAGGCATTCAGAATCTCTTCCAGATGATGGCATTCTTGTCTAACTGTTTCCAGCCGCTTGCACATCCGACGATCGCGTGGGTCTTCGGACTGGTGGAGTTCCTCTTCCAGCAGCGATGCGTTCATCGAGATCGACGAGAGTGGATTGCGAATCTCGTGGGCTAATCCACCAGCAAGAGAGGCCAACTCCGTATACTGATCGATCAGTTCGGAAGAGGTAGCTTGTTCGAGATCAACTGGCTTGTGCGACATGAGACAACGATCTGATTACGAGAGTATCATCATCAAAACCGGAGAGCTGGATGGAAGTTCGTTTCGATCCTTGATGGAATTTTGCCTGCCCGGGAAGGTCATCATCCGTGACGTTAATATAAACAATTCCGGCTTGCCTGATCAAAACGAAAAAGCAAGCCGGAAATCATTTGTGTTTATATCAGGTGATAACACTGGGGCTCCGCATTATGGGGAGATCACTGTTATTCCCTATTTACTATTCTTCTTCAGCTTCGGAATCGGAGCCACCGTTGGCTTCTACCAACAGAGCTTTACGGGAAAGCTTGATCCGGTTCTGGTCGTCGACAGCAATAACCTTCACTTCGAGGTGATCGCCTTCTTTGCAGACATCGGAGACAGATTTGACGAAGCCATCAGAAAGTTCACTGATGTGGCAGAGTCCATCTTTGCCGGGAGCGATTTCCACGAAAGCACCGAAGTCTTTCACAGAACTGACACGGCCTTTGTAGACTTTGCCGACTTTGATTTCTTCGGTCATCGCTTCGATACGAGCGATGGCGTCATCGACGGCTGCTCGGCTGCTGGAAGAGACAGTGACAAGGCCAGATTCTTCGACGTCGAGGTTGGCACCAGTTTCTTCCTGGATGGCACGAATCGTTTTACCGCCAGGTCCGATCAGGAGACCGATTTTCTCAGGATTGATTTTGATCTGCTCAAGGCGAGGAGCGTGATCCGAGATTTCGCCACGGGGACGACGGATTTCGGACAGCATGGTTTTCAACAACTCGATACGAGCTTTGCGGGCCTGAACAAGGGTCTCACGAATAATCTTTTCGTTGATACCGTCGATTTTCAGGTCGAGCTGGATACCGGTGATCCCTTTCTGGGTACCGGCAACTTTGAAGTCCATGTCGCCGAAGTGGTCTTCGTCGCCCATAATGTCGGTCAGCAGCGTGTATTTCTCGTTCGTCTCTTTGACGATACCGATAGAAATGCCAGCAACCGGCTGAGTGATTCGCACTCCGGCGTCCATCAGGCCGAGGGTGGCGCTACAGACGGAAGCCATAGAGCTGGAACCGTTTGATTCCAGAATGTCGGAGATCACGCGGATCGTGTACGGGAACTTATCTGCGGGGGGCAGAACGGGTTCAACCGAACGTTCTGCCAGACAACCGTGACCAATTTCACGGCGTCCTGGTCCTCGGATCGGGCGAACTTCCCCAACGGAGAACGAGGGGAAGTAGTAGTGCAGCATGAACCGGGCAGAGCTTTCGCCGAACAGGCTGTCTGTTCGTTGCTGATCGCGGGAGGTTCCCAAAGTGATGGTCGCCATTGACTGGGTTTCACCACGGGTGAAGACAGCAGAACCGTGAACTTGGGGCAGCATACCAACCGAGCAGGTGACTCCTCGGAGGTCATCAGGAGCACGGCCATCGAGGCGTTTGCCTTCGAGGATCAGGTCACGAACGACCTGTTTTTCGCATTTATAGAAAGCCTCTTTCAGCTGAGGGATCGTGCCACCATTAGAGGCGACGTCGGTTCCTTCAGGAAAGTATTTCTGAATCAGCTCTTCACGGACAGCAGCACCTTGTTCGTGACGAAGTTGTTTGCTGGTGTTCTGTTTGGCTTTTTTGAGTTTGTCGTAGCCTTCTTTTTTGATGACGTCGGTAAACGGGTTTTCGCCGGGGCCTTCGTAAACCGTTTTTTCAGCACCCATCTTTTTGACGAACTCGTCCTGCATTTCACAGATTTCGACGATCGCTTTGTGAGCGTACATAATGGCGTCAGCCATTTCGTCTTCAGGAATTTGAGCTCCGAAGCCTTCGATCATCAGGACAGATTCTTTAGAGCCGGCAACGATCAGGTCGAGGTCGCTCTCGAGGATTTCCTGATGTGTGGGGAAGAGTTTCAGTTCCCCGTCAAGGCGTCCGACGCGAACAGAAGCGATTGGGCCCTGGAAGGGAAGAGGGGCGAGCATCAGACCAGCACTGGCACCAATGGTGGTGAGTACATCGGGCTCGTTTTCACCGTCGCAGGCAAGGACGTTGGCACAAACTTGAACTTCGTCGCGAAAACCATCGGGGAAAAGCGGACGAATAGGACGGTCAGTCAGGCGGCAGGTCAGAATTTCGCGAGTGGTCGGACGACCTTCGCGTTTCAGGAAACCACCGGCAAATTTACCTGCGGCAGCAAGGCGTTCGCGGTAATCGACAGTCAGGGGGAAGAAGTCAGTACCTTCTCGGCTGGGGCCTGTTTGCACGGCGACGAACAGAACTGTCTCTCCATATTGTACAAGCACAGCTCCGCTGGACTGTTTGGCAAGCTCACCTGAGGTGATGGATAGAGTTCTACCAGCTAATTCTCGTTCTACTGTTACTTTCACGGCAAATTCCTACTACTACTAATGGCCGACATGAATTGGTGTCGAGATTACAATTCTCGCTATTTTGATAACACGTTATTGATCGTGACTGGCGAGGCGATTTCAAAACCCGTTCGGGGTCAGGAGCATGCAAGTCCGGAGACGGACGATGAATCGGGAAGCGGGGTGAAATCAGTTTAGATAAGGCGTGTAGCTACCCGCATACCAGTCGTTATGCAAAAGAGCAGCTACCTGTGTGACAGGGCTGCTCTTAGGGATATCGGTAATCGATATTGAATTTTGATGCGAGAGCCGCTGCCGTTCTTAGTCAGGAGGAGAGAATTCCAATAATTCCCACCTGCCTGGCAGCGTTACTTACGAATCGAAAGGCGTTCCAGCATCGAAAGATATGTTTCGTAGTTCGTCTTCTTGAGGTAGTCCAATAGACTACGACGGCGGCTGACCATAGCCAGAAGACCGCGACGGCTGGAGTGGTCTTTTTTGTTCTGCTTCAGGTGGTCGGTCAGCGTGTTGATACGATGAGTCAGGAGGGCAATTTGAACTTCTGAAGAACCACAATCGGCATCCGAAGTCCGGAATTCTGCGATTTTGTTTTGTTTTTCTTCCTGGGTAATCGACATAGATTGTTTCTACCTTAACACTTTAACAATACGACGTTTACGGCAAATAAACGGTGACAGAATGCGTCTGTCGCCCTTGATAGCAACAGTTGTGAGCAACAGGAAGCGGGGGCTTGGTCTTCAGAATATGGTCTCCAGCGAAAGTTCGCAGTGGAGAAGTTCCTGTTTCTGAGGGTTATTGAACCCTTGAAAGAACGGAACCCGCATGAAACGGAGCTCTGAGTGATTGCTTGAGTTGTTCTTGGACAACTTACTAGAGCGGAAAACTGTCGCCCCGATTCTTTTCCTGTTTTGAATGGGTGGATCATAAACAGTCTGAACGCAGACGTCACGCGCCAGAATGACCCTAAATCGAGAATTAGGCTGAATCGCACCCTGACTTTTCAGGCTAACTGGAGGCACGACAAGGTTGAATTGCCTATTTTACGTGATTTCACGAACCACAATGTGGTTTCCACTCCGTTCGATGATCTCGACTTCCGCGCCAGGAGGGATGTAGGAACCATTACTGACAACATTAAGGACTTCTCCGTCCAATTTAATCTTTCCTGCCGGTCGAAGGGCCGTGAACGTTGTGGCGGTTCGTCCAACGAAATTCCCACTGTTTAAATGGTCAGGGACCAGGTCGGGCCGTAAATGAGGTTCGTCTTCGGCGTGACCGGGGGCACCTTCGAAACTCGGAGGTTTGATCAATTCTTTGATGAACGGAATGCGGGGGAGCATCAAATTGAAGACGACAGCCAGCACAATAACTGTCGTCAGTGCGCTCGCGATCAGCATGAATGAATCCGAAACGCGGGTCAGATTGCTGTCTGCATCACC is part of the Polystyrenella longa genome and harbors:
- the rpsI gene encoding 30S ribosomal protein S9; amino-acid sequence: MTEETTEVQPEASDETPKETTPEVTTSEEATPEEANAEPTAEVVEDDAAAAGLTLGSGAPAEEDNQPQVDPVIRGKIDRFGAALGTGRRKTSVARVRVKSGSGVITVNGRPMEEYFTVIRDRKMILAPLLVTGEEGKVDVWIRASGGGITGQTGAAVLGIARALQAKDASNHHALAEGGFLTRDDRMVERKKYGLKKARKSFQFSKR
- the mgtE gene encoding magnesium transporter, whose amino-acid sequence is MYYNSLLLPDLLQMIQEKDENGLHEFCEVFHPANCAEVLESLSPEDFWYVMRCSDKQSRMNAFSFLDLAKQSEFMAFEQDDQTVQVSILEGMAPDDRVDLLSRLDNDRGRQLVSRLSETERNTVRELLAYEEEREDSAGAIMTTEFAWLPQNLTAEEAIARLRRQAHDRETIYYIFILEEERRLRGLVSFRQLLLADPSAKMVDIMQRDVVTVRIEDDREFVASEIAKYDLLAIPVVDNQYRLVGIVTHDDIIDVLQEEATEDAHRQGAVAPLEDSYLTTSILTLVYKRGVWLILLLVAAAFTVNVLKRFEYEMVTQLKHGWLLWFLPLVIASGGNTGSQSATLVIRLLTLEDMRRNETLKLVMREFMLAVLLGSGLGLLTFLIARFFWMDEPTVRAVGEASLMMKSSVVGITVFLVVIMGSVTGATLPLMFKKLGMDPALMSNPLISALVDFFGLIVYYAVASTMLT
- a CDS encoding MutS-related protein — its product is MSHVISGRKQPTCLYPLSIDTGTLTTNSLPPPIDQNSLQNETLPSVATVAPDQLEKTNSARAAARSAYEKRRDSYRSQLKQLRRQEEKISMGRGAIFLLAILFLFFASGENSWSAFWLLLPGFLFVALVIVHGRILKKIRQAHSAVTHYETGLRRINDTWYGIGPTGERFSDPDHPYANDLDLFGEGSLFQLLCQARTRLGESTLASWIKSAATTDEIRLRQSAARELADKLDLREELALLSSKKSDNLDEEDQTHLVQWFNIPPQPIALWKRLFAGLVAISSTVALLGYLFQAWGAHPLFITLLVQTPFLLLFRKQIHELSIQADQAASGLRILSRVLFVIERQSFESPLLKQLQQKLETEGHPPSYEVNHFDRLVQRLQNCVRNQFFAPLAFLFCLPVHVVHSIEKWKAAVGDHIPDWLETVGQFEALCSLASFHFEHADFPFPEVTEEGPTFEVTGMGHPLLAFQKRVHNDLTFGRDPAFLMVSGSNMSGKSTLLRTVGLNAALAYTGAPVCATSLTISRFQIGTTMRVADSLQQGFSHFFAVISRLKVVVELTRKPGGLPVLFLLDEILQGTNSHDRREGAEAVIRNLLEHDAVGLVTTHDLSLTKIVPDLSVSARNIHFEDRLEAGELKFDYHIQDGVVQHSNALELMRIIGLTEPAEKQDSP
- a CDS encoding sigma-54-dependent transcriptional regulator, translated to MSRESISSSNIPIRVLIVDDDEAHAQAVAESLRRVGSDCVVATTGSRGSSLIESDNFDVVITDMMMDEIGGLDILRKAKEELPEAEVIVVTGHGDIRSAVAAIQQGAYTYLTKPLDINELRSSVEKAATRLKLIRRNQELIESLDEKFGFEGVIGSSPQMQKLIEILKHVAPTDSTVLIEGDSGTGKELVARAIHQNSLRKNKPFVPLNITALPDSILESELFGHEQGAFTGAMGRRIGKFEYANGGTLFLDEVGEMPLDTQVKLLRVLEERKITRLGANEEMDVNVRLVAATNANLKELVAAKKFREDLYYRLSVVMINLPPLRDRRVDVPLLLEHFQKELSAKSGKEVQGFSKAARQALTLYDWPGNIRQLRNSVERMIILDTDGLLDIDDLPLDIAELVDYSSTGEKSEGFLSGADSLVGRTLADVEKYYIQKALELSGGKREEAASMLGIGERTLYRKIREYDLKKN
- a CDS encoding sensor histidine kinase; translation: MSHKPVDLEQATSSELIDQYTELASLAGGLAHEIRNPLSSISMNASLLEEELHQSEDPRDRRMCKRLETVRQECHHLEEILNAFLQFVRLGELNPQPTDITDAIEKFIEFYRPRAEQQQIDISPHLSPNLPLVNLDRSLFRQVLLNLAINAEQAMPDGGLLELQTYNRNDKVVLEFIDTGVGMNEEVQEKMFQAFFSCKAEGSGLGLPTVRKVVLAHGGTIQCESEPGKGTRFIITLPALGD
- the pnp gene encoding polyribonucleotide nucleotidyltransferase, which codes for MKVTVERELAGRTLSITSGELAKQSSGAVLVQYGETVLFVAVQTGPSREGTDFFPLTVDYRERLAAAGKFAGGFLKREGRPTTREILTCRLTDRPIRPLFPDGFRDEVQVCANVLACDGENEPDVLTTIGASAGLMLAPLPFQGPIASVRVGRLDGELKLFPTHQEILESDLDLIVAGSKESVLMIEGFGAQIPEDEMADAIMYAHKAIVEICEMQDEFVKKMGAEKTVYEGPGENPFTDVIKKEGYDKLKKAKQNTSKQLRHEQGAAVREELIQKYFPEGTDVASNGGTIPQLKEAFYKCEKQVVRDLILEGKRLDGRAPDDLRGVTCSVGMLPQVHGSAVFTRGETQSMATITLGTSRDQQRTDSLFGESSARFMLHYYFPSFSVGEVRPIRGPGRREIGHGCLAERSVEPVLPPADKFPYTIRVISDILESNGSSSMASVCSATLGLMDAGVRITQPVAGISIGIVKETNEKYTLLTDIMGDEDHFGDMDFKVAGTQKGITGIQLDLKIDGINEKIIRETLVQARKARIELLKTMLSEIRRPRGEISDHAPRLEQIKINPEKIGLLIGPGGKTIRAIQEETGANLDVEESGLVTVSSSSRAAVDDAIARIEAMTEEIKVGKVYKGRVSSVKDFGAFVEIAPGKDGLCHISELSDGFVKSVSDVCKEGDHLEVKVIAVDDQNRIKLSRKALLVEANGGSDSEAEEE
- the rpsO gene encoding 30S ribosomal protein S15 — translated: MSITQEEKQNKIAEFRTSDADCGSSEVQIALLTHRINTLTDHLKQNKKDHSSRRGLLAMVSRRRSLLDYLKKTNYETYLSMLERLSIRK